The bacterium sequence CGTGATGGCCTTCGCCCGCTCGGGCCCCGCGGTGCTCGCGCTCCGCGTCGCCGACCGCCTCGGGAAAGGCGTCCGCACGTCGCCGCGCGACGCGCTGCTGGCGACCTATACGCCGTCGGGCGTCCGCGCCCGCGCCTTCGGCTTCCACCGCGCGCTCGACTCGGCGGGCGCGGTGGGGGGCGTTCTGGTCCTGTTCGCGCTCCTCAACTATACGGATTTCTCGCACCGCGACATCTTCAAACTAACCCTTATCCCGGGTATCCTCGTAGCGCTCGCCATCCTGGTGTTGGTAAGGCAGCCCAAACGGGTCAGCTGCCCGGTTCCGCCCAAGATTTTCGATCGCACCGTCGCGGCCGGCTGGTGGCCTTTCCTCGCGTGCCACGCCGTCTACTCTTTCGGCATGTTCTCGTACGCGTTCTACATCCTGCGCGCGAGCGAGCTCGGCGTCGCGACCGCCCTCGTTCCGCTCATCTACCTGGTCTTCACCGGGGCTCAGGTCCTGTGGCCGTTCCCCATCGGGTGGCTCGCGGATAAAGTCAAGGTATTGCCGGTCCTGGCGGGGATATATATCTTCCAAGCGGCCGTCCTCATAGCGGCGGGTTCTATCGGTGAGGCGTGGACCCTTTGGCCGCTGTTCGCGCTGTACGCGCTCTACTA is a genomic window containing:
- a CDS encoding MFS transporter, with translation MLNVFILGLVSFFADLQSEIIFPLLPIFITQDLGLAAAFLGLIEGAAEATAAVFKYLSGYICDRAGRHKWLMFAGYALSVISKPVMAFARSGPAVLALRVADRLGKGVRTSPRDALLATYTPSGVRARAFGFHRALDSAGAVGGVLVLFALLNYTDFSHRDIFKLTLIPGILVALAILVLVRQPKRVSCPVPPKIFDRTVAAGWWPFLACHAVYSFGMFSYAFYILRASELGVATALVPLIYLVFTGAQVLWPFPIGWLADKVKVLPVLAGIYIFQAAVLIAAGSIGEAWTLWPLFALYALYYQAFMALPPAFVSTAVPAEKRGAAIGLLHMTSGLAILPGSLVAGLIWDRWQGAGTFTFGAACAALAAVGILAYNFARTRRAAAAHQPNA